A genomic stretch from Psilocybe cubensis strain MGC-MH-2018 chromosome 1, whole genome shotgun sequence includes:
- a CDS encoding Flap endonuclease GEN-like protein 1 (Flap endonuclease GEN homolog 1), with product MGVKGLWKLLDPVATRASFQRLAVEDGFMSNRQGTRGYRLGVDAMGWIYRACYRHGATKNMELATLNARCSRLYSLPILPIFVFDGPNKPSIKRKKNIRGNRHWIEADFKSLLDAYGFIWCEAPGEAEAELARLTKEDYLDAVLTEDSDSIVFGTTTVLRIDEDVSDDEQVVVYRSSDILQALQMNSEDMVLIALLVGGDYNPGGVKGCGIETALGLAKAGFGRSLACGLKENNYSQEAQQQFLHEWRSQLISEAHSNSSFHLPRRCPSLAHNLPADFPSSDILSYYLHPVVSDDLIPVLFSRQLSLPAMMLFAEDHFVWGTDAVVMLRHLSNSILPGIALRSAMQIARARDIGFHYYGHMFFGQIVGKRQSSKRSPELRVKIDFPKDIIQDGINRLRAAQENPRFDQSSVDSWIQNCLPKLRAWIPSNMMEGI from the exons GGATTTATGTCAAACCGTCAAGGAACCCGAGGATATAGGCTTGGTGTTGATGCAAT GGGGTGGATTTACCGTGCATGCTACCGACACGGTGCTACAAAGAATATGGAGCTTGCTACTCTAAATGCTCGCTGTAGCCGCCTATACTCGCTTCCTATTCTGCCcatctttgtctttgatgGCCCCAACAAACCAAGTATAAAGCGCAAAAAGAACATAAGGGGAAATCGCCACTGGATTGAAGCTGATTTCAAATCGCTGTTAGATGCTTACGGTTTTATTTGGTGTGAG GCACCTGGTGAAGCTGAAGCGGAGCTTGCCAGACTTACAAAGGAGGACTATCTCGATGCCGTTCTTACAGAAGACTCTGATAGTATTGTATTTGGTACCACAACTGTCTTGCGAAT CGATGAAGATGTGTCCGATGATGAACAGGTGGTTGTATATCGATCATCTGATattcttcaagctcttcaGATGAATAGCGAGGATATGGTTCTTATTGCACTATTGGTTGGTGGCGACTACAATCCT GGTGGAGTCAAAGGCTGTGGCATTGAAACAGCACTTGGACTTGCAAAAGCTGGTTTTGGTCGATCACTAGCGTGTGGCCTTAAGGAAAACAACTACAGTCAAGAAGCACAGCAACAATTCCTACATGAATGGCGAAGCCAGCTAATAAGTGAAGCTCATAGCAattcttcatttcatttaCCTCGCCGCTGCCCATCTTTGGCCCACAATCTTCCGGCAGACTTTCCCTCTTCCGATATACTAAGCTATTATCTCCATCCTGTTGTATCCGATGATCTCATTCCAGTTCTTTTTTCTCGTCAACTATCTCTTCCAGCCATGATGCTATTTGCCGAAGATCATTTCGTATGGGGTACAGATGCTGTGGTTATGTTACGCCACCTGTCTAACAGCATTCTTCCTGGAATTGCACTTAGGTCGGCAATGCAAATTGCTCGAGCTCGGGATATTGGCTTTCATTATTATGGCCACATGTTTTTTGGCCAAATTGTTGGGAAGCGACAATCTAGCAAGCGCTCTCCGGAATTACGTGTCAAGATTGATTTTCCAAAAGACATTATTCAAGATGGCATTAATAGGCTTCGAGCGGCTCAAGAAAATCCTCGATTTGATCAATCAAGTGTCGATTCTTGGATTCAAAATTGTCTTCCAAAGCTACGTGCATGGATTCCAAGTAATATGATGGAGGGTATTTAG
- a CDS encoding Flap endonuclease GEN-like protein 1 (Flap endonuclease GEN homolog 1) produces the protein MGVKGLWKLLDPVATRASFQRLAVEDGFMSNRQGTRGYRLGVDAMGWIYRACYRHGATKNMELATLNARCSRLYSLPILPIFVFDGPNKPSIKRKKNIRGNRHWIEADFKSLLDAYGFIWCEAPGEAEAELARLTKEDYLDAVLTEDSDSIVFGTTTVLRIDEDVSDDEQVVVYRSSDILQALQMNSEDMVLIALLVGGDYNPGGVKGCGIETALGLAKAGFGRSLACGLKENNYSQEAQQQFLHEWRSQLISEAHSNSSFHLPRRCPSLAHNLPADFPSSDILSYYLHPVVSDDLIPVLFSRQLSLPAMMLFAEDHFVWGTDAVVMLRHLSNSILPGIALRSAMQIARARDIGFHYYGHMFFGQIVGKRQSSKRSPELRVKIDFPKDIIQDGINRLRAAQENPRFDQSSVDSWIQNCLPKLRAWIPSNMMEGI, from the exons ATGGGCGTTAAAGGCCTGTGGAAG CTACTAGACCCTGTAGCAACACGAGCCTCGTTTCAACGTCTGGCTGTTGAGGATGGATTTATGTCAAACCGTCAAGGAACCCGAGGATATAGGCTTGGTGTTGATGCAAT GGGGTGGATTTACCGTGCATGCTACCGACACGGTGCTACAAAGAATATGGAGCTTGCTACTCTAAATGCTCGCTGTAGCCGCCTATACTCGCTTCCTATTCTGCCcatctttgtctttgatgGCCCCAACAAACCAAGTATAAAGCGCAAAAAGAACATAAGGGGAAATCGCCACTGGATTGAAGCTGATTTCAAATCGCTGTTAGATGCTTACGGTTTTATTTGGTGTGAG GCACCTGGTGAAGCTGAAGCGGAGCTTGCCAGACTTACAAAGGAGGACTATCTCGATGCCGTTCTTACAGAAGACTCTGATAGTATTGTATTTGGTACCACAACTGTCTTGCGAAT CGATGAAGATGTGTCCGATGATGAACAGGTGGTTGTATATCGATCATCTGATattcttcaagctcttcaGATGAATAGCGAGGATATGGTTCTTATTGCACTATTGGTTGGTGGCGACTACAATCCT GGTGGAGTCAAAGGCTGTGGCATTGAAACAGCACTTGGACTTGCAAAAGCTGGTTTTGGTCGATCACTAGCGTGTGGCCTTAAGGAAAACAACTACAGTCAAGAAGCACAGCAACAATTCCTACATGAATGGCGAAGCCAGCTAATAAGTGAAGCTCATAGCAattcttcatttcatttaCCTCGCCGCTGCCCATCTTTGGCCCACAATCTTCCGGCAGACTTTCCCTCTTCCGATATACTAAGCTATTATCTCCATCCTGTTGTATCCGATGATCTCATTCCAGTTCTTTTTTCTCGTCAACTATCTCTTCCAGCCATGATGCTATTTGCCGAAGATCATTTCGTATGGGGTACAGATGCTGTGGTTATGTTACGCCACCTGTCTAACAGCATTCTTCCTGGAATTGCACTTAGGTCGGCAATGCAAATTGCTCGAGCTCGGGATATTGGCTTTCATTATTATGGCCACATGTTTTTTGGCCAAATTGTTGGGAAGCGACAATCTAGCAAGCGCTCTCCGGAATTACGTGTCAAGATTGATTTTCCAAAAGACATTATTCAAGATGGCATTAATAGGCTTCGAGCGGCTCAAGAAAATCCTCGATTTGATCAATCAAGTGTCGATTCTTGGATTCAAAATTGTCTTCCAAAGCTACGTGCATGGATTCCAAGTAATATGATGGAGGGTATTTAG